Part of the Methylorubrum populi genome is shown below.
GATCACCTTCGACGACGGCTATGCCGACACCTTCGAGGTGGCGCGGCCCGTTCTGAACGCCCTCGGCGTTCCGGGCATCGTCTTCCTGGTCAGCGACTGGATCGATGCGCCGCCGTCGGTCCCGCCGGGACTCGATCGGGTGACGTCCCTCTCCCCGAGCGGGCGCCTGTACATGAACCGGTCCGAGGTGATGGCCTGGTGCGCCGACGGCCTCGACGTCGGATCCCACACCGCCACCCATCACCGCCTGAGCCGGCTCGACCGCGATCGGGTCGCCGACGAGATCGCCCGCTCCCGGCGCGACCTCGCCGCCATCACCGGACGGGAGATCCGCCATTTCGCCTGCCCCTGGGGCGTGGCCATCCACGATTTCGACCCCGGGCGCGACCCGGCGCTGGCCCTGGAGAGCGGCTACCACACGTTCTTCACCACGCGGCGCGGCCGGGCGCTGAGCGCCGCCGATCTTCCGATGCTGCCCCGTCACGTGGTCGAGCCGCATTGGCCGGTCTCGGACTTCGAGGCCCTGATGGGCGGCCGCAGGACGGGATGGCGGTCGACGGGCACGGCGATGGGAACGGCAAAGGGAACGGCTTGAGAAGATTTCCGATCTATCGCTGGTGATCGGCGCGGCACCGGTTCGGGCCGGCAAATCCCGACCCGAGGTCCCCGACCATGCCAGCCGGAGCGAGGCCTCCCGACATCGCCCCCGATGCCTCCGATCCGCGCCCGGTCGTCGTCGTGACCGGGGCGCTCGCGCCCTACACCCACGTC
Proteins encoded:
- a CDS encoding polysaccharide deacetylase family protein, coding for MKHWVKSTLRRAPGMRALALRGAALFKSLARAEAGLYTLCYHQVPEAQQDQFAAQLRHLGRHGDFIDADSAIDRLAAGWPAGERAFLITFDDGYADTFEVARPVLNALGVPGIVFLVSDWIDAPPSVPPGLDRVTSLSPSGRLYMNRSEVMAWCADGLDVGSHTATHHRLSRLDRDRVADEIARSRRDLAAITGREIRHFACPWGVAIHDFDPGRDPALALESGYHTFFTTRRGRALSAADLPMLPRHVVEPHWPVSDFEALMGGRRTGWRSTGTAMGTAKGTA